A window of the Henckelia pumila isolate YLH828 chromosome 3, ASM3356847v2, whole genome shotgun sequence genome harbors these coding sequences:
- the LOC140892450 gene encoding pentatricopeptide repeat-containing protein At5g48910-like has translation MGTRTLVHNPPPEVNFKENFSTPNLLHQSPSILNLLNSKCTDSLQNLRQVHAVILKTASFRDHYVAGSLVKCYANPQFRSLTSSLQVFQQVSAPNVFVFNCAIKGCLDNEEPANAILLYLEMVNSGSRPNKFTYPLLLKACTMVKCIAEGLQLHCHVVKFGLNGDKHVISAAIQMYASLGHIEEARNMYHSNEDSDVVCCNALINGYMKVGKVEAARDLFDKMLEKNVGSWNIMVSGFAKNDMIDEAKKYFDEMPVRDDISWSGMIDGFNKGDRFREAMEVFTQMQEAGVELNRFVLPSVLASCANVCALDQGKWIHAYVRSNNILLDEALGTSLIDMYSKGGCIDLAWDVFEKMEWKEVFPWNAMIGGLAMHGRSQEAIELFSEMTKRDIKANEVTFVALLNACANSGLVDEGLNYFKTMKQIYHVEPMMEHYGCVVNILGKAGFLVEAEDFIKTMPMKANGAVWGALLGACKVHGNVELGESVGEILLELEPESSGRYTLLSNIYAKAGKWDKVERLRGLMKERGVRTVPGMSMITDIKGDVHMFKVGDYSNLRMKDINLMLDKIIQRIKLHGYVPHTSEVLLDISEEEKETSLVYHSEKIAVAFGIMNTKLGSTVRILKNLRICEDCHSAFKIISLIYEREIIVRDRARYHHFVGGQCSCRDFW, from the coding sequence ATGGGCACACGCACACTCGTTCATAATCCTCCTCCAGAAGTAAATTTCAAGGAAAATTTTTCGACGCCAAATCTCTTGCACCAAAGCCCATCAATCTTGAACCTTTTAAACTCAAAGTGCACCGATTCATTGCAAAATCTGAGGCAGGTTCATGCCGTAATCCTGAAAACAGCAAGTTTCCGAGACCATTATGTGGCGGGATCTTTAGTGAAGTGCTACGCGAATCCTCAATTTCGCAGCCTAACGAGTTCGTTACAAGTGTTCCAACAAGTTTCGGCGCCAAATGTTTTTGTGTTTAATTGTGCCATTAAAGGGTGTTTGGATAATGAGGAGCCAGCTAATGCCATTTTGTTGTATCTTGAAATGGTGAATTCGGGTTCTAGGCCGAATAAATTCACGTATCCTCTGCTTTTGAAGGCTTGCACAATGGTAAAATGTATTGCGGAAGGGCTGCAGCTCCATTGCCATGTTGTTAAATTTGGACTTAATGGGGATAAGCACGTCATCAGTGCTGCAATTCAGATGTATGCTTCTTTGGGACATATAGAGGAAGCCAGGAACATGTATCATTCGAATGAAGATTCGGATGTCGTGTGTTGCAATGCTCTGATAAATGGGTACATGAAGGTTGGCAAGGTGGAAGCTGCACGTGACTTGTTTGATAAAATGTTGGAAAAGAATGTAGGTTCTTGGAATATAATGGTCAGTGGATTTGCAAAAAATGACATGATTGATGAAGCTAAGAAGTATTTTGATGAAATGCCGGTCAGGGATGACATTTCTTGGAGTGGGATGATTGATGGTTTTAACAAAGGAGACCGCTTTAGGGAGGCCATGGAAGTTTTTACTCAAATGCAGGAGGCGGGAGTCGAGCTTAATAGATTTGTTTTACCGAGTGTGTTGGCTTCTTGTGCTAATGTTTGTGCCCTTGATCAAGGAAAATGGATCCATGCTTACGTTAGAAGCAATAATATTCTGTTGGATGAAGCTTTGGGAACTTCTTTGATTGATATGTACTCGAAAGGGGGGTGTATCGACTTGGCTTGGGACGTGTTTGAGAAGATGGAGTGGAAAGAAGTGTTTCCTTGGAATGCAATGATTGGTGGCCTTGCAATGCATGGTCGATCACAAGAGGCAATTGAGCTTTTTTCGGAGATGACTAAACGGGATATTAAGGCAAACGAGGTTACATTTGTGGCATTATTGAATGCTTGTGCTAATTCGGGTTTGGTAGACGAGGGCTTGAACTATTTCAAGACAATGAAACAAATATACCACGTCGAACCCATGATGGAGCATTATGGTTGTGTCGTTAATATTCTTGGAAAAGCAGGATTCTTGGTTGAAGCCGAGGATTTCATAAAGACTATGCCTATGAAGGCTAATGGTGCAGTTTGGGGAGCACTTTTGGGTGCTTGTAAGGTACACGGAAACGTCGAGTTGGGAGAGAGTGTCGGCGAAATCTTGCTAGAATTGGAACCAGAGTCCAGTGGTCGTTACACGTTGCTGTCAAATATCTACGCGAAGGCTGGGAAATGGGACAAGGTCGAGAGATTGCGAGGACTTATGAAAGAACGAGGGGTTAGAACCGTGCCTGGGATGAGCATGATTACCGACATAAAGGGCGATGTTCACATGTTTAAAGTGGGCGATTATTCGAACCTTCGCATGAAAGATATCAACTTGATGCTCGACAAGATTATCCAAAGGATTAAGTTGCACGGATATGTGCCTCACACATCCGAGGTATTGCTCGATATCAGCGAAGAAGAGAAGGAAACATCACTTGTTTATCATAGCGAGAAGATAGCTGTAGCTTTCGGGATAATGAATACGAAGTTAGGATCAACTGTTCGAATCTTGAAGAATCTAAGGATCTGTGAAGATTGTCACAGTGCTTTTAAGATCATTTCTCTGATATATGAGAGGGAAATTATTGTGCGAGATCGAGCTCGATATCACCATTTTGTAGGCGGCCAATGTTCATGCCGGGATTTTTGGTAG